A region from the Kribbella shirazensis genome encodes:
- a CDS encoding RNA-guided endonuclease InsQ/TnpB family protein yields the protein MARFRLAPTPEQEAALLGHCKSARYVWNLALEQWSMWSVGRRSYPPRYVQQARQLTEARAAGEWLRSGSQTVQQQALRDFDQAVTNFFAGTHRRPTWRKAGMHEGFRIVGPQAGRVEKLNRKWARVLVPKVGWVKFRLSGPLPDAKSYRVSRDRAGRWHIAFAVVPEPIPGPGTGEVVGVDRGVTVSAALSTGEKLRVPTLTSGEKRRLRKLQQRLSRARSGSNRRSRTKAAIARLKAREADRRKDWVEQISTRLAREFDVIRVEDLRIVQMTRSAKGTVDNPGKRVRQKAGLNRGILANGWGRLVQRLEHKAAGRVEKIPAAYTSQTCSRCGTRDREARESQAVFRCRSCGYTANADVNAAVNIAAGRAVNARGATAVPVAEKREPQPPTSA from the coding sequence ATGGCCCGCTTTCGTCTTGCCCCGACTCCGGAGCAGGAGGCCGCGTTGCTTGGGCACTGCAAGAGCGCCAGATATGTCTGGAACCTGGCTCTCGAGCAGTGGTCGATGTGGTCGGTGGGACGCCGCAGCTACCCGCCGCGGTACGTGCAGCAGGCGCGGCAGCTGACCGAGGCCCGGGCCGCCGGCGAGTGGTTGCGGTCCGGGTCGCAGACGGTGCAGCAGCAGGCGTTGCGGGACTTCGACCAGGCCGTCACGAACTTCTTCGCCGGCACCCACCGCCGACCCACTTGGCGCAAGGCCGGGATGCACGAGGGGTTCCGGATCGTCGGCCCGCAAGCCGGACGGGTGGAGAAGCTGAACCGCAAGTGGGCCCGGGTCCTCGTGCCGAAGGTCGGTTGGGTGAAGTTCCGGCTGTCCGGGCCGCTGCCTGACGCGAAGTCGTACCGGGTCAGTCGTGACCGCGCTGGCCGCTGGCATATCGCGTTCGCGGTCGTGCCCGAGCCCATCCCGGGACCGGGTACCGGGGAGGTTGTCGGGGTGGATCGTGGTGTGACTGTGTCGGCCGCGCTGTCCACGGGTGAGAAGCTGCGGGTGCCGACGTTGACCTCGGGCGAGAAGAGGCGGCTGCGGAAGCTGCAACAGCGTCTGTCCCGTGCCCGCAGCGGCAGCAACCGCCGCTCCAGGACCAAGGCCGCGATCGCCCGGCTGAAGGCGCGGGAGGCGGATCGGCGCAAGGATTGGGTCGAGCAGATCAGCACCCGGCTGGCCCGCGAGTTCGATGTGATCCGGGTCGAGGACCTGCGCATCGTCCAGATGACGCGCTCGGCCAAGGGCACGGTCGACAACCCCGGGAAGCGGGTGCGGCAGAAGGCCGGACTGAACCGGGGCATCCTGGCCAACGGCTGGGGCCGGCTCGTCCAGCGGCTGGAGCACAAGGCCGCAGGCCGGGTCGAGAAGATTCCGGCGGCGTACACCTCTCAGACGTGTTCGCGGTGCGGGACCAGGGATCGGGAGGCGCGCGAGAGCCAAGCCGTCTTCCGCTGCCGGTCCTGCGGATACACCGCGAACGCCGACGTGAACGCTGCTGTCAACATCGCGGCTGGACGGGCCGTGAACGCACGTGGAGCGACAGCGGTACCGGTCGCCGAGAAGCGTGAACCTCAACCCCCTACCTCCGCGTAG